From the genome of Streptomyces sp. NBC_01317, one region includes:
- a CDS encoding SEC-C domain-containing protein: MRPDMPADHTTEAERLLRTAAQYPEDHEPLLLQAAAHLELAGARDRATGLYDTLLAGSPDRPHLVKALKAANLWEYGHEAEAQAIIAGLRAAAPLDPAPWEIVAETLEAHDELEAALDSFTTALELLLTPGEDVPYRTQSLLTGRHRVRRLLALDHDAWDTLADSLHRATVPLDELHDPKRLWSLGSDNPAELQAEITRLRAELGSYRTALSRPFPVAVLHWPTQELGELLTAYPPLTTEYPTEEAHLTALESSLRDLAATGTPNLGIVTGTVPSYEAFAASEAASPEDPNLLPQYATTLAARGRATPWPPTKTAPCWCNSGTPYKDCHGTA, encoded by the coding sequence ATGCGCCCCGACATGCCTGCTGACCACACCACGGAAGCCGAGCGCCTGCTCCGCACGGCGGCCCAGTACCCGGAGGACCACGAGCCCCTGCTCCTCCAGGCCGCGGCCCATCTGGAACTCGCCGGCGCCCGCGACCGCGCCACCGGGCTCTACGACACCCTCCTCGCGGGCTCCCCCGACCGCCCCCACCTGGTGAAGGCCCTCAAGGCGGCCAACCTCTGGGAGTACGGGCACGAGGCCGAGGCCCAGGCGATCATCGCCGGCCTCCGCGCCGCGGCCCCACTGGACCCGGCCCCCTGGGAGATCGTGGCGGAGACCCTGGAGGCCCACGACGAACTCGAAGCGGCCCTCGATTCCTTCACCACGGCCCTCGAACTGCTCCTCACCCCCGGCGAGGACGTCCCGTACCGCACCCAGTCGCTCCTGACAGGACGCCACCGCGTCCGCCGCCTGCTGGCCCTGGACCACGACGCCTGGGACACCCTCGCCGACAGCCTCCACCGGGCGACGGTCCCCCTGGACGAACTCCACGACCCGAAGCGCCTCTGGTCCCTGGGCTCGGACAACCCGGCCGAACTCCAGGCCGAGATCACCCGCCTCCGCGCCGAGCTGGGCTCGTACCGCACGGCCCTGTCCCGCCCGTTCCCGGTCGCGGTACTGCACTGGCCCACCCAAGAACTGGGCGAACTCCTCACGGCCTACCCGCCCCTCACCACGGAATACCCGACGGAGGAAGCCCACCTGACGGCCCTGGAGTCCTCCCTCCGCGACCTGGCGGCAACGGGCACCCCGAACCTGGGCATCGTCACCGGCACGGTCCCTTCGTACGAGGCTTTCGCAGCCTCAGAAGCCGCCTCCCCCGAAGACCCCAACCTGCTCCCCCAATACGCCACCACCCTCGCAGCCCGAGGCCGAGCCACCCCCTGGCCCCCCACCAAAACGGCCCCCTGCTGGTGCAACTCAGGCACCCCGTACAAGGACTGCCACGGCACGGCATAG
- a CDS encoding MFS transporter, translating to MAGTKTDTSGQVAVPGAPPTASPEREPAPAPTGATARLPAATLAVTSLATMVALMNYTTPMLSLPTLTAEFGTPLSAQAWLLNGTPLGLAALLLVAGSLADDYGRRRLFLVGTFALGVSTALGALAGDSLFFTLARVAQGAASAAIIASSLGLLVHAFPAGHARIRATGVWGAFVSGGIALGPLLTGALNSTSWRLPYVILGAAALVTAAFATRVLTESRAPHRTRPDLTGALTLALALTALISALTLGRDGWLRAPVLLLLGAAVVLTAVFAVVERRTTAPLIDLGLLRRPLFQAASVGGLFTGLAVIGMMSYLPSLLQGTIRLSALGAAWLFVLWAGTAFVVALQARRLSGRVAARHQLAFGFVLHAVGAPAILVALDAGSLVGLLPGLFVAGVGSGLLNAALPRLSVESVPPERAAMGSGANNTARYIGSAAGVALMIAVATSGGSREAGANAAILVATALSLVAAALMLVLKDRTPRP from the coding sequence ATGGCTGGAACGAAAACAGACACAAGCGGGCAGGTGGCCGTCCCGGGAGCACCACCCACGGCCTCGCCCGAGCGCGAGCCCGCACCCGCGCCCACCGGCGCGACCGCGCGCCTCCCCGCCGCCACCCTCGCGGTCACCAGCCTCGCGACGATGGTCGCGCTGATGAACTACACGACCCCGATGCTCAGCCTTCCCACCCTCACCGCGGAGTTCGGCACCCCGCTCTCCGCCCAGGCGTGGCTCCTCAACGGCACCCCGCTCGGTCTCGCCGCCCTGCTCCTCGTCGCGGGAAGCCTCGCCGACGACTACGGCCGGCGGCGGCTCTTCCTCGTCGGCACCTTCGCGCTGGGCGTCAGTACGGCGCTCGGCGCACTCGCGGGCGACAGCCTCTTCTTCACCCTGGCCCGGGTCGCGCAGGGCGCGGCGAGCGCGGCCATCATCGCGAGCAGTCTCGGCCTGCTGGTCCACGCCTTCCCCGCCGGGCACGCGCGGATCAGGGCGACGGGGGTGTGGGGCGCGTTCGTCAGCGGCGGGATCGCCCTCGGCCCGCTGCTGACCGGCGCCCTGAACAGCACCAGTTGGCGCCTGCCGTACGTGATCCTCGGCGCCGCCGCACTCGTCACGGCCGCCTTCGCCACCCGCGTACTCACCGAATCACGCGCCCCGCACCGCACGCGGCCCGACCTGACGGGCGCGCTGACCCTCGCCCTGGCCCTCACGGCACTCATCAGCGCGCTCACCCTGGGCCGGGACGGCTGGCTGCGCGCGCCGGTCCTGCTCCTGCTCGGCGCGGCCGTCGTACTCACGGCGGTTTTCGCCGTGGTGGAGAGGCGTACCACAGCCCCCCTCATCGACCTGGGCCTGCTGCGCCGCCCGCTGTTCCAGGCGGCGTCGGTGGGCGGGCTGTTCACGGGGCTCGCGGTGATCGGGATGATGAGCTATCTGCCGTCGCTGCTCCAGGGGACGATACGGCTGTCGGCGCTCGGCGCGGCCTGGCTGTTCGTGCTGTGGGCGGGCACCGCCTTCGTGGTGGCGCTCCAGGCCAGGCGGCTGAGCGGGAGGGTGGCGGCGCGCCACCAGCTGGCGTTCGGCTTCGTCCTGCACGCGGTGGGGGCGCCGGCGATCCTGGTGGCGCTGGACGCCGGTTCGCTGGTGGGCCTGCTGCCGGGGCTGTTCGTCGCGGGGGTGGGCAGCGGCCTGCTGAACGCGGCCCTGCCCCGCCTCTCCGTCGAGTCCGTACCGCCGGAACGCGCGGCGATGGGCTCGGGCGCCAACAACACGGCCCGCTACATCGGTTCGGCGGCGGGCGTGGCCCTGATGATCGCGGTGGCGACGTCGGGCGGGAGCCGGGAGGCGGGGGCGAACGCGGCGATCCTGGTGGCGACGGCGCTCTCGCTGGTGGCGGCGGCACTGATGCTCGTACTGAAGGACCGCACACCGCGCCCCTGA
- a CDS encoding winged helix-turn-helix transcriptional regulator, whose protein sequence is MALGKDYTTQQCSMARALEIIGERWTLLVVRDAFYGVRRYNDFLSHLGLPRAVLASRLQSLERAGVLEKRRYQDTPPRDEYVLTERGLGLWPIVRSLSVWGRELDGSEQLRIFTHAVCGTELGAYGECSACAVPVPPQDVEMLPGPGLDRNPEDAVCRALLHPRRLLRPLAMDPA, encoded by the coding sequence ATGGCTCTCGGGAAGGACTACACAACCCAGCAGTGCTCGATGGCCCGCGCGCTGGAGATCATCGGCGAACGCTGGACCCTCCTGGTCGTCCGCGACGCCTTCTACGGAGTCCGTCGCTACAACGACTTCCTCTCCCACCTCGGCCTGCCGCGCGCCGTCCTCGCCTCCCGCCTCCAGAGCCTGGAGCGGGCCGGCGTACTGGAGAAGCGCCGCTACCAGGACACCCCGCCCCGCGACGAGTACGTCCTGACCGAACGCGGTCTCGGCCTCTGGCCGATCGTGCGCTCGCTCAGCGTTTGGGGCCGCGAGCTCGACGGCTCCGAGCAGCTGCGGATCTTCACCCACGCCGTGTGCGGCACCGAACTGGGCGCGTACGGGGAGTGCTCCGCGTGCGCCGTGCCCGTACCGCCGCAGGACGTGGAGATGCTCCCGGGCCCCGGACTCGACCGGAATCCGGAGGACGCCGTGTGCCGGGCCCTGCTGCACCCCCGCCGGCTGCTCCGGCCGCTCGCCATGGATCCCGCGTAG
- a CDS encoding DUF6412 domain-containing protein, with translation MIRTALRQLRPAGLLLFLLTEVMLLDAGSLSAAVALAATAAAGTALAVCAHISARSVPAVPHQRVRTAIRDREQRTAFLPQRDPDASGRTRARAPGRRLPTAA, from the coding sequence ATGATCCGTACCGCATTGCGCCAGCTGCGCCCCGCCGGCCTGCTGCTCTTCCTCCTCACCGAAGTCATGCTGCTGGACGCCGGCAGCCTCTCCGCCGCCGTCGCGCTCGCCGCCACCGCCGCGGCCGGTACCGCGCTCGCCGTGTGCGCGCACATCAGCGCGCGCTCCGTGCCCGCCGTACCGCATCAGCGGGTACGGACCGCCATCCGCGACCGCGAGCAGCGCACCGCCTTCCTGCCGCAACGGGATCCCGACGCCTCCGGCCGCACCAGGGCCCGAGCGCCCGGCCGTCGTCTGCCGACGGCCGCGTAG
- a CDS encoding YidC/Oxa1 family membrane protein insertase, with protein MSVFMSVFADLVGNFSDLLQPVFHHGAAAAAIILFTALVRLAIHPLSRASARGQKARTRLAPQIAELRKKHAKNPERMKTALMELHAAEKVSPLSGCLPSLLQMPAFFLMYHLFSSRQIGGGANELLGHSLFAAPLGDRWADALAHGGMFGAAGAVYVVLFAIVAGVATFNFRRMKRQMAAAPAMPAGPDGQQVAGLGTMMKFMPLMSFATLFTVAVVPLAAALYVVTSTTWTAAERYFLYRDMPLAGALASPV; from the coding sequence ATGTCTGTCTTCATGTCTGTCTTCGCCGACCTGGTCGGCAACTTCTCCGACCTGCTCCAGCCGGTCTTCCACCACGGTGCGGCCGCGGCGGCGATCATCCTCTTCACCGCGTTGGTACGGCTCGCGATCCACCCCCTCTCCCGGGCGTCCGCGCGCGGCCAGAAGGCCCGTACCAGGCTGGCCCCGCAGATCGCCGAACTGCGCAAGAAGCACGCCAAGAACCCCGAGCGCATGAAGACGGCGCTCATGGAACTGCACGCGGCGGAGAAGGTCTCGCCGTTGTCGGGCTGCCTGCCGAGCCTGTTGCAGATGCCGGCGTTCTTCCTCATGTACCACCTGTTCTCCAGCCGTCAGATCGGCGGCGGGGCCAACGAACTCCTCGGCCACTCCCTCTTCGCCGCCCCCCTCGGCGACCGCTGGGCCGACGCGCTCGCGCACGGGGGGATGTTCGGTGCGGCGGGTGCGGTGTACGTGGTCCTCTTCGCGATCGTCGCCGGGGTCGCGACCTTCAACTTCCGCCGGATGAAGCGGCAGATGGCGGCCGCGCCCGCGATGCCCGCCGGGCCGGACGGCCAGCAGGTCGCCGGACTCGGCACGATGATGAAGTTCATGCCGCTGATGTCCTTCGCGACGCTCTTCACGGTCGCCGTGGTGCCGCTGGCGGCCGCGCTGTACGTGGTGACGAGCACCACATGGACAGCGGCCGAACGGTACTTCCTCTACCGGGACATGCCACTGGCGGGGGCGCTGGCCAGCCCGGTGTGA
- a CDS encoding fumarylacetoacetate hydrolase family protein → MKLLRVGTAGAERPALLDQDGTTLRDLSGLVTDVDGALLADDAALERVRAAAASGDLPVLDPSGLRIGAPVARIGKIVCIGLNFHDHARETGAEIPSEPIIFFKAPDTVVGPDDTVLVPRRSVKTDWEVELAVVIGRTARYLDSVEEALAHVGGYAVSHDVSEREFQLERGGQWDKGKNCETFNPLGPWLVTADEVPDPQALAMKLSVNGEVKQDGTTADQIFGVGEVVRYVSQFMTLYPGDVINTGTPAGVALGQPEPKPYLRPGDVVELEIAGLGRQRQELKGA, encoded by the coding sequence ATGAAGTTGTTGCGAGTCGGTACGGCGGGGGCGGAGCGCCCGGCGCTGCTCGACCAGGACGGTACGACCCTCCGGGACCTCTCCGGCCTGGTCACGGACGTCGACGGGGCGCTCCTCGCCGACGACGCCGCCCTGGAACGGGTACGCGCCGCCGCCGCCTCCGGCGACCTGCCCGTCCTCGACCCGAGCGGTCTGCGCATCGGGGCCCCGGTCGCGCGCATCGGAAAGATCGTCTGCATCGGCCTGAACTTTCACGACCACGCCCGCGAGACCGGCGCGGAAATCCCCTCCGAGCCGATCATCTTCTTCAAGGCTCCGGACACAGTGGTCGGACCTGATGACACGGTCCTCGTCCCTCGCCGCAGTGTGAAGACCGACTGGGAGGTCGAGCTGGCGGTGGTGATCGGCCGCACCGCGCGCTACCTCGACTCCGTGGAGGAGGCGCTGGCGCACGTCGGTGGCTACGCCGTCTCGCACGACGTCTCCGAGCGCGAGTTCCAGCTGGAGCGCGGGGGGCAGTGGGACAAGGGCAAGAACTGCGAGACGTTCAATCCGCTCGGCCCCTGGCTGGTCACGGCGGACGAGGTGCCGGACCCGCAGGCCCTCGCGATGAAGCTCAGCGTGAACGGTGAGGTCAAGCAGGACGGTACGACGGCGGACCAGATCTTCGGGGTCGGGGAAGTGGTGCGGTACGTCAGCCAGTTCATGACGCTGTACCCGGGAGACGTCATCAACACCGGTACTCCGGCGGGTGTGGCGCTGGGGCAGCCCGAGCCCAAGCCGTACCTGCGGCCCGGCGATGTGGTGGAGCTGGAGATCGCGGGGCTGGGTCGGCAGCGTCAGGAACTCAAGGGCGCGTAG
- a CDS encoding heme-degrading domain-containing protein → MSTPLSTPLSTPLSTPPTAAELEAQEAELILRHFTYDDAWVLGTLLVELARERRAPVAIDIRRGPQQLFHYALPGSTADNDAWIDRKRRVAERYGAGSFLVGTRFREKGTTFEESSRLDPDRYAAHGGAVPIAVEGAGVIGTVTVSGLPQAEDHAMVVEALEKLKALSAE, encoded by the coding sequence ATGAGTACCCCGCTGTCCACCCCTCTCTCCACGCCCCTCTCCACCCCTCCCACGGCGGCCGAACTCGAAGCGCAGGAGGCAGAGCTGATCCTCCGTCACTTCACTTACGACGACGCGTGGGTGCTCGGCACGCTCCTCGTCGAGCTGGCGAGGGAGCGGCGGGCGCCGGTGGCGATCGACATCCGCCGGGGTCCCCAACAGCTGTTCCACTACGCCCTGCCCGGCTCGACGGCGGACAACGACGCCTGGATCGACCGCAAGAGGCGGGTCGCCGAGCGGTACGGCGCCGGCTCGTTCCTCGTCGGCACGCGTTTCCGCGAGAAGGGCACGACGTTCGAGGAGTCCTCACGCCTGGACCCGGACCGGTACGCGGCCCACGGCGGCGCGGTCCCGATCGCGGTCGAGGGCGCCGGCGTCATCGGCACGGTCACGGTCTCCGGACTGCCGCAGGCGGAGGACCACGCGATGGTGGTGGAGGCGCTGGAGAAGCTGAAAGCGCTGTCGGCGGAGTGA
- a CDS encoding Gfo/Idh/MocA family oxidoreductase, protein MTDTGTGTALRVALVGYGLAGSVFHAPLITATDGLVLDTIVTSNPERQEQARAEFPGVRFAASPDELWERADTLDLVVVASPNKTHVPLATAALEAGLPVVVDKPLAGSAAEARELAALAEARGLLLSVFQNRRWDNDFRTLARLIEAGELGDVQRFESRFERWRPQLKGGWRESGSAEEIGGLLYDLGSHIVDQALVLFGPAVRVYAESDVRRPGARADDDTFLAITHANGVRSHLYASATTAQLGPRFRVLGSKAGYVKYGLDPQEADLREGRRPGTYAPWGLEPPSMWGRIGAGESPATGGGEPVETAPGDYPAFYAGIATALREGTAPPVSAHEAAAALDVLEAARRSAREGVTISLEARS, encoded by the coding sequence ATGACTGATACCGGGACTGGCACCGCGCTGCGCGTCGCCCTTGTGGGCTACGGCCTCGCGGGCTCCGTCTTCCACGCCCCCCTGATCACCGCGACCGACGGCCTGGTGCTCGACACGATCGTCACCTCGAACCCCGAGCGCCAGGAGCAGGCGCGCGCCGAGTTCCCCGGCGTACGGTTCGCGGCCTCGCCGGACGAGCTGTGGGAGCGCGCGGACACGCTCGATCTGGTCGTCGTCGCCTCCCCCAACAAGACCCACGTACCGCTCGCGACCGCCGCGCTCGAAGCCGGCCTGCCGGTGGTCGTGGACAAGCCGCTCGCCGGATCGGCCGCCGAAGCACGGGAGTTGGCCGCGCTCGCCGAGGCGCGCGGCCTGCTGCTCTCCGTCTTCCAGAACCGCCGCTGGGACAACGACTTCCGCACCCTCGCCCGCCTGATCGAGGCCGGCGAGCTGGGCGACGTACAGCGCTTTGAATCGCGGTTCGAGCGGTGGCGCCCCCAACTCAAGGGCGGCTGGCGCGAGTCGGGCTCAGCGGAGGAGATCGGCGGGCTGCTGTACGACCTGGGCAGCCACATCGTCGACCAGGCGCTGGTCCTCTTCGGCCCGGCGGTACGGGTGTACGCGGAGTCCGACGTACGGCGCCCCGGCGCGCGGGCGGACGACGACACCTTCCTCGCGATCACGCACGCGAACGGCGTCCGCTCCCACCTGTACGCCAGCGCCACCACCGCGCAACTCGGCCCCCGCTTCCGGGTGTTGGGCTCGAAGGCGGGTTACGTGAAGTACGGCCTCGACCCGCAGGAGGCGGACCTCCGCGAGGGCAGGCGGCCGGGTACGTACGCCCCCTGGGGGCTGGAACCCCCCTCGATGTGGGGCCGGATCGGCGCGGGCGAGTCCCCGGCGACCGGAGGCGGCGAGCCGGTGGAGACGGCGCCGGGCGACTACCCGGCGTTCTACGCGGGGATCGCCACCGCACTGCGCGAGGGTACGGCCCCGCCGGTGTCGGCGCACGAGGCCGCGGCGGCCCTGGACGTCCTGGAAGCGGCCCGGCGCTCGGCGCGCGAGGGTGTCACGATCAGCCTGGAGGCCCGCTCATGA
- a CDS encoding ROK family transcriptional regulator yields the protein MGGVAGAHVGPGANLPVLRGHNAALVLDLLRTAGAGGISRLELAERTGLTPQAVSKITARLRTEGLAVEAGRRASTGGKPRTVLRLVPSAAYAVGLHLDRDELTAVLVDLAGAVVAARTVPFDLGAGAAEVVETAVVQVGRVVGEGVGVREAAGGGGLLGVGVAMPGPLDHRTGVLQRVTGFPAWDGYPLRDALAERLGLPVVLDKDTNAAALGLALRGPGDSFAYLHLGTGLGAGLVLGGALHRGVRTGAGEFGHQVIQLDGPLCDCGNRGCIEALCLAAVARGDRAEAARVLGAGAANLVELLDIDRVLLGGRTIAAHEECFVRGVGAAVAERGRGAVIPVRGAEGAYPVAEGAAQLVLAPVFGRGRGAELG from the coding sequence ATGGGGGGCGTGGCGGGCGCGCATGTCGGGCCGGGGGCGAATCTGCCGGTGCTGCGCGGGCACAATGCCGCGCTCGTGCTCGACCTGCTCCGTACGGCGGGGGCAGGTGGCATCAGCCGGCTGGAGCTCGCCGAGCGCACGGGCCTGACCCCGCAGGCCGTCAGCAAGATCACCGCCCGGTTGCGTACGGAGGGGCTGGCCGTCGAGGCCGGTCGCCGGGCGTCCACCGGGGGGAAGCCGAGGACCGTCCTGCGGTTGGTGCCGTCCGCCGCGTACGCGGTGGGCCTCCACCTGGACCGCGACGAGCTGACGGCGGTCCTGGTGGACCTGGCCGGGGCGGTGGTGGCGGCACGGACCGTTCCGTTCGACCTGGGCGCGGGGGCGGCGGAGGTCGTCGAGACGGCGGTGGTGCAGGTGGGGCGGGTGGTGGGGGAGGGTGTGGGGGTGCGCGAGGCGGCGGGCGGCGGGGGGCTGCTCGGGGTCGGGGTCGCGATGCCGGGCCCCCTCGACCACCGCACCGGCGTGCTCCAGCGCGTCACCGGCTTCCCCGCGTGGGACGGCTACCCGCTGCGCGACGCGCTCGCCGAACGCCTGGGGCTCCCGGTGGTCCTGGACAAGGACACCAACGCCGCCGCCCTCGGCCTGGCCCTGCGCGGGCCCGGTGACTCCTTCGCGTACCTCCATCTCGGTACGGGGCTGGGCGCCGGGCTGGTCCTCGGCGGCGCGCTCCACCGGGGGGTCCGCACCGGGGCCGGGGAGTTCGGCCACCAGGTCATCCAGCTCGACGGGCCGCTGTGCGACTGCGGCAACCGGGGCTGTATCGAGGCGCTGTGCCTGGCGGCGGTGGCACGCGGCGATCGGGCGGAGGCGGCGCGGGTGCTCGGCGCGGGGGCGGCGAACCTGGTGGAACTGCTGGACATCGACCGGGTGCTGCTCGGCGGCCGGACGATCGCCGCGCACGAGGAGTGTTTTGTACGGGGCGTGGGGGCGGCGGTCGCGGAACGGGGCCGGGGTGCGGTGATTCCGGTGCGGGGCGCGGAGGGGGCCTATCCGGTGGCGGAGGGGGCGGCGCAGTTGGTGCTGGCTCCGGTGTTCGGGCGGGGGCGGGGGGCCGAACTGGGGTGA
- a CDS encoding HAD-IIA family hydrolase, whose product MAERKPIESWLTDMDGVLIHEGVPIPGAAEFLKALRESGKPFLVLTNNSIYTPRDLQARLARMGLDVPVANIWTSALATAKFLESQRPDGTAYVIGEAGLTTALHDIGYILTDHEPDYVVLGETRTYSFEALTRAIRLINGGARFICTNPDETGPSTEGPLPATGAVAALITKATGKDPYFAGKPNPLMMRTGLNAIGAHSETSAMIGDRMDTDVLAGLEAGMETFLVLTGVTTPAEIDRYPFRPSSVVDSIADLVDRI is encoded by the coding sequence GTGGCAGAGCGCAAGCCGATCGAATCCTGGCTCACCGACATGGACGGTGTCCTCATTCACGAAGGGGTTCCGATCCCCGGCGCGGCCGAGTTCCTCAAGGCGCTGCGGGAGTCGGGGAAGCCCTTCCTCGTTCTCACCAACAACTCCATCTACACCCCCCGCGACCTCCAGGCCAGACTCGCCCGCATGGGGCTCGACGTGCCGGTGGCCAACATCTGGACGTCGGCGCTCGCCACCGCCAAGTTCCTGGAGTCCCAGCGGCCCGACGGAACGGCGTACGTGATCGGCGAGGCCGGACTGACCACCGCCCTGCACGACATCGGCTACATCCTCACGGACCACGAGCCGGACTACGTGGTGCTCGGCGAGACCCGTACGTACAGCTTCGAGGCCCTGACCAGGGCGATCCGGCTGATCAACGGCGGCGCGCGGTTCATCTGCACGAACCCCGACGAGACCGGCCCCTCCACCGAGGGCCCGCTGCCCGCCACCGGCGCGGTCGCCGCCCTGATCACGAAGGCGACCGGCAAGGACCCGTATTTCGCGGGCAAGCCGAACCCGCTGATGATGCGCACCGGGCTCAACGCCATCGGCGCGCACTCCGAGACCAGCGCCATGATCGGCGACCGGATGGACACGGACGTACTGGCCGGCCTGGAGGCCGGGATGGAGACCTTCCTGGTGCTCACCGGAGTGACCACACCGGCGGAGATCGACCGCTATCCGTTCCGTCCCTCGTCGGTCGTTGACTCGATCGCCGACCTTGTGGACCGTATCTGA
- a CDS encoding class F sortase, translating to MSTGERTTGTAGTTGTAGTKGATGTKGSGRLLTGVAWAVLLLGLWLWGRDATGGTGGQSQPTTGDVAAVGRPLDGVPLPAAREPLEPSEPRRVEVPSLGIAAPVAPRGLDSAGAVDPPPYGTPQTVGWYGRGAQPGAAGTALFVGHVDTETKPAVFYGLSSARPGAKVRVARSDGSVAEFTIDDVQVFSRERFDAKKVYGPREKSRAELRLITCGGTFDKKAGAYTANVVVSAYLTGVDEARDS from the coding sequence ATGTCCACCGGCGAGCGCACCACGGGCACCGCAGGCACCACGGGCACCGCAGGCACCAAAGGCGCCACAGGCACCAAGGGTTCCGGCAGGCTGCTGACCGGAGTGGCCTGGGCCGTCCTGCTGCTGGGTCTGTGGCTCTGGGGCCGCGACGCCACCGGCGGCACCGGCGGCCAGTCGCAGCCCACGACCGGTGACGTGGCCGCGGTCGGCCGCCCGCTGGACGGCGTACCGCTGCCCGCCGCCCGCGAACCGCTGGAGCCGTCGGAGCCGCGGCGCGTCGAGGTCCCCTCGCTGGGGATCGCGGCGCCCGTCGCGCCCCGTGGGCTGGACAGCGCGGGGGCGGTCGACCCACCGCCGTACGGGACACCACAGACGGTCGGCTGGTACGGCCGCGGTGCGCAGCCGGGCGCGGCGGGCACCGCCCTGTTCGTCGGGCACGTCGACACCGAGACGAAGCCGGCCGTCTTCTACGGGCTCAGCTCGGCGCGGCCCGGCGCGAAGGTCCGGGTGGCCAGGAGCGACGGTTCCGTCGCCGAGTTCACCATCGACGACGTGCAGGTTTTCAGCCGGGAGCGGTTCGACGCGAAGAAGGTCTACGGACCGCGCGAGAAGTCGCGTGCCGAGCTGCGGCTGATCACGTGCGGCGGGACGTTCGACAAGAAGGCCGGCGCGTACACGGCGAACGTGGTGGTGTCGGCGTACCTGACGGGCGTGGACGAGGCCCGCGACAGCTGA